In a single window of the Campylobacter fetus subsp. testudinum 03-427 genome:
- the chuB gene encoding heme ABC transporter ChuBCD, permease protein (Pfam match to PF01032.14 FecCD): MSIKSYLTISFLICLFVLMIISLALGGASVGFNEILNLYWQDLSDTQKTILIDIRLPRIMMAILIGALLASSGVVVQTIFLNPLADPYIIGIASSATFGAVVAYIFGLGDIYYGIFAFIASCILSIMIFKLSKNGRSTATLLIIGIAFSSMLGAFTSLATYLIGEDSFKIIAWMMGYLGGANWFKVGLLTLPLVLSLIYFYKKRNELNLLLSGDEEAKSLGADVDITKKRLLIVASLSVAFSVAFTGMIGFVGLIIPHILRMILGTSNNAVLIPISTLAGALFLLFCDLVAKNALSPTEIPIGVVTAFFGAPFFLFLAIRYSKGVI; this comes from the coding sequence ATGTCTATTAAAAGCTATCTTACTATAAGCTTTTTAATCTGCCTTTTTGTTTTAATGATCATTTCGCTAGCTTTGGGAGGAGCTAGCGTAGGATTTAATGAGATTTTGAATTTATACTGGCAAGATCTAAGCGATACGCAAAAAACTATACTGATCGATATCAGACTTCCTCGCATAATGATGGCTATACTTATAGGAGCTCTTTTGGCTAGCTCTGGTGTTGTCGTTCAAACTATATTTTTAAATCCTCTAGCAGATCCATATATAATCGGAATTGCGTCAAGTGCAACATTTGGCGCGGTTGTAGCTTATATATTTGGATTGGGGGATATATATTATGGTATTTTTGCTTTTATAGCCTCATGTATTCTTTCTATAATGATTTTTAAACTATCAAAAAACGGTCGCTCTACAGCTACTTTGCTTATAATAGGCATAGCATTTTCATCTATGCTTGGAGCTTTTACATCACTTGCTACTTATCTTATAGGAGAAGATAGTTTTAAGATAATAGCGTGGATGATGGGATATCTTGGTGGTGCAAACTGGTTTAAAGTAGGTTTGCTAACTCTGCCTTTGGTACTTTCGCTGATATATTTTTATAAAAAGAGAAATGAGTTAAATTTACTTTTAAGCGGAGATGAAGAAGCAAAAAGCTTAGGGGCCGATGTAGATATAACAAAAAAACGACTGCTCATAGTAGCATCTTTAAGTGTAGCATTTTCAGTTGCATTTACCGGTATGATAGGTTTTGTTGGACTCATTATACCTCATATTTTAAGAATGATACTAGGCACGTCAAACAACGCTGTTTTGATACCTATATCCACTTTAGCAGGAGCACTTTTTTTACTATTTTGTGATCTTGTAGCTAAAAATGCACTCAGTCCAACCGAAATCCCTATAGGAGTTGTAACTGCATTTTTTGGAGCTCCGTTTTTTCTATTTTTAGCTATCAGATATAGCAAAGGAGTTATTTAG